A single genomic interval of Trichosurus vulpecula isolate mTriVul1 chromosome 6, mTriVul1.pri, whole genome shotgun sequence harbors:
- the FASTKD5 gene encoding FAST kinase domain-containing protein 5, mitochondrial, whose protein sequence is MATVIICRRFPSKICRISTFSTTAKNQTGKKWPTQTPQDCVQTPEEINIKPKAAATLKLLHPQGYRVLCNPLAYNSTKRVARGSSTRHGEQGPPEKDSSDVTEKQIQNTYCIPSSQGVPTTRNAFLDLETNEASVPRPSVVQLGKLQIMKDDIQEVDVETFDTFEDPRVFLKLRPEYQHHSYNKSEASQALSIEEGELMLHKVTVLQSNLQPQTIADYFDKLSSLPMEQHSVLLSNIKFTMLCQLSLNNIQLFEASDLIGILKAFVRLGIPCSHPMLAVYEGEFCRRVWDMNLDELLLVADLWRCLGHSVPCFLRIFFSYLNLHWKDLSLSQLVHLIYIIGEGRQVPQDLMQKLESLVLKYLDLFSLEEVGTICLGFFKSSSSLSDYVMRKIGDKVCAQMQHLSNYALVNILKMFRFTHVDHLDFMKQFGQMAPQRIPSMGVQGVMHLTLACSSLRYLDERVMNAVAASLPPRVAYCRSKDVAKILWSFGTLNYEPPNAESFYSSFIDEIPRKMPEFRKFPDHLFTSLLGLAFTERFPLDLLDFALSPGFVRLAQERSKFELTKELYTLDGTIGVECPGYRGNRLNAELQREGAVMLWNLARQDMTSKPEFLEALFLLQTILGGPQYVKHHMILPHTRSSDLEVQLDVNNKPLPFNQEAIATDVTNSHLKHMGVSLTDDLMTRLLKGKSGTHPQAEAESGEKRPLPLGGLLPRGGATEGTSLCSLTGPQAGVSKLAIQVTNRNQYCFGSRHLLGLHSMKRRQLRRLGYTVVELAFWEWFPLLKRTRSEKLSYLHEKVFNSGF, encoded by the coding sequence ATGGCTACTGTGATAATATGCCGAAGATTTCCAAGCAAGATCTGCAGGATATCTACATTCTCAACCACAGCCAAGAACCAGACTGGGAAAAAATGGCCCACTCAGACCCCACAAGATTGTGTTCAGACTCCTGAAGAGATCAACATTAAACCCAAAGCTGCTGCCACTCTCAAGCTGTTGCATCCTCAAGGTTACCGAGTATTGTGCAATCCCCTTGCCTATAATAGCACTAAAAGAGTGGCCAGAGGTAGCAGCACAAGACATGGTGAACAAGGTCCTCCAGAAAAGGACAGCTCTGACGTTACTGAAAAGCAAATCCAGAACACTTACTGTATCCCCTCTTCTCAGGGAGTGCCAACAACCAGGAATGCTTTCTTGGATTTGGAGACCAATGAGGCTTCTGTTCCTCGGCCTAGTGTGGTACAGCTCGGCAAACTGCAGATAATGAAAGATGATATTCAAGAAGTTGACGTGGAAACTTTTGACACCTTTGAAGACCCTAGAGTTTTCCTCAAGCTAAGGCCTGAGTACCAGCATCACAGTTACAATAAATCTGAGGCTTCCCAGGCCCTGTCCATTGAAGAGGGTGAACTGATGTTACACAAAGTGACAGTATTGCAAAGTAATCTTCAGCCCCAAACCATAGCCGACTACTTTGACAAATTGAGCTCATTGCCCATGGAGCAGCATTCTGTACTCTTGTCCAATATCAAGTTTACAATGCTGTGCCAATTAAGCCTAAACAACATACAACTCTTTGAAGCCTCAGACCTAATAGGTATTTTGAAAGCATTTGTTCGATTGGGGATCCCTTGTTCCCACCCAATGCTAGCTGTGTATGAAGGAGAATTTTGCCGTCGAGTATGGGATATGAACCTAGATGAGCTTTTATTGGTGGCTGACCTGTGGCGGTGCTTAGGCCATAGTGTACCATGCTTTTTAAGGATATTTTTCAGTTATCTTAACTTGCATTGGAAAGATCTCTCCTTGTCCCAGTTGGTTCACTTAATTTATATTATAGGTGAAGGTCGGCAAGTGCCTCAGGACTTAATGCAAAAGCTAGAATCGTTGGTTCTCAAGTATTTGGATTTATTCAGTTTAGAAGAGGTTGGCACAATCTGTTTAGGGTTCTTCAAATCGAGTAGCAGTCTTTCCGACTATGTCATGCGTAAAATTGGGGACAAAGTTTGTGCCCAGATGCAGCATTTGAGCAACTATGCCCTTGTGAATATACTTAAAATGTTTCGCTTTACTCATGTTGATCACTTAGATTTCATGAAACAGTTTGGACAGATGGCGCCTCAGCGTATCCCTTCCATGGGGGTCCAGGGTGTCATGCACCTAACTCTTGCCTGCTCATCCTTACGCTATCTGGATGAAAGGGTCATGAATGCTGTAGCAGCTTCATTGCCTCCCAGGGTGGCATATTGTAGGAGCAAAGATGTGGCCAAAATTTTGTGGTCTTTTGGAACTTTGAATTATGAGCCACCTAATGCAGAAAGCTTTTATTCCAGCTTTATAGATGAGATTCCCAGAAAGATGCCTGAGTTCAGAAAGTTCCCTGACCACTTGTTCACAAGTTTGCTAGGCTTGGCATTTACTGAACGCTTTCCACTGGATCTTCTCGATTTTGCCTTGAGTCCAGGATTTGTGAGGCTAGCTCAGGAGAGAAGTAAGTTTGAGCTCACCAAAGAATTGTACACTCTTGATGGCACCATTGGAGTTGAGTGCCCAGGTTACAGAGGCAACCGTCTTAATGCCGAGCTCCAGCGAGAAGGGGCAGTGATGCTGTGGAATTTAGCAAGACAAGATATGACCTCCAAGCCTGAATTCTTAGAAGCTCTCTTTTTACTGCAGACTATTTTAGGGGGACCCCAGTATGTCAAACATCATATGATTTTGCCTCATACACGGTCATCTGATTTAGAAGTACAGCTTGATGTCAATAATAAACCTCTCCCTTTTAACCAAGAAGCCATAGCAACAGATGTGACTAACTCTCACCTGAAACACATGGGAGTCAGTCTTACGGATGATTTGATGACTCGGCTTTTAAAGGGAAAATCAGGCACACATCCTCAGGCTGAGGCAGAGTCTGGTGAGAAAAGGCCACTGCCTCTAGGTGGCCTTTTGCCCAGAGGAGGGGCCACAGAAGGGACCAGTTTGTGTTCCTTAACAGGGCCACAGGCAGGGGTGTCAAAGTTGGCCATTCAGGTGACAAATAGGAACCAGTATTGCTTTGGTTCCAGGCACCTTCTTGGGCTGCACAGCATGAAGAGGAGGCAGCTAAGAAGGCTTGGGTACACTGTGGTGGAGCTGGCCTTCTGGGAGTGGTTTCCTTTATTGAAACGGACACGATCAGAAAAGCTCTCCTATCTTCATGAGAAAGTGTTCAATTCTGGCTTTTGA